In Bythopirellula goksoeyrii, a single window of DNA contains:
- a CDS encoding DUF1844 domain-containing protein, translated as MSDDKKIFVDENWKDQVEAEKAAYDEQPKTDEAKDAQAQSLPPASFEMLVSTFASEALIALGQVPNPMNNEYTISFEHARYTIDMLQVLEEKTKGNLSTEEAAMLESLLHQLRMAFVALQGQVKEQAAAEPTKSKLEL; from the coding sequence ATGAGTGATGATAAAAAGATCTTTGTTGACGAGAATTGGAAAGACCAGGTCGAAGCTGAAAAAGCAGCCTATGATGAGCAGCCCAAGACGGACGAAGCGAAAGATGCTCAAGCTCAATCCTTGCCCCCGGCAAGTTTTGAAATGCTGGTAAGCACTTTCGCCTCGGAGGCACTGATCGCCCTAGGGCAGGTGCCCAATCCGATGAACAACGAGTACACGATCAGTTTTGAGCACGCTCGCTATACCATCGACATGCTGCAGGTTTTGGAAGAGAAGACCAAAGGAAATCTCTCGACAGAAGAAGCCGCCATGCTCGAAAGCCTGTTGCATCAACTGCGAATGGCCTTTGTCGCCTTGCAGGGGCAGGTCAAGGAGCAGGCAGCCGCAGAGCCTACCAAGTCAAAGCTGGAACTCTAA
- a CDS encoding division/cell wall cluster transcriptional repressor MraZ has translation MAETSELFLGEWARSLDERFRFSLPAEWAEELSDDSNECVLAKEQPGCVSIWHPQEWDKWLREGVSLVTGKIRSGRLGGRIDKVQMFGRLLSTRHKTVPIAGRGRIAVPDSFRTFLEVEPAGELLVVGAAVCVEVWNPSRWSEHIGEHMPEFRSLFDELAD, from the coding sequence ATGGCCGAAACCTCCGAATTGTTTCTCGGTGAATGGGCGCGTTCGTTGGACGAACGGTTTCGGTTTTCACTGCCTGCGGAGTGGGCGGAGGAACTCAGTGACGACAGCAACGAATGCGTCTTGGCCAAGGAGCAGCCCGGCTGCGTCAGCATTTGGCACCCGCAGGAGTGGGACAAATGGCTGCGTGAAGGCGTCTCACTGGTCACTGGCAAAATACGAAGTGGCAGACTTGGAGGGCGGATCGACAAAGTGCAGATGTTCGGTCGGTTGCTCTCCACCCGCCATAAGACGGTTCCGATAGCAGGTCGCGGACGTATCGCAGTTCCCGACAGTTTTCGGACTTTTTTAGAAGTAGAACCCGCAGGAGAACTATTGGTCGTCGGCGCCGCGGTGTGCGTGGAAGTATGGAATCCCTCGCGCTGGAGCGAGCACATCGGGGAGCACATGCCAGAGTTCAGAAGTTTGTTTGATGAGTTAGCGGATTAG
- a CDS encoding excinuclease ABC subunit UvrC translates to MDDQSDATHDLPEPKTQAEFFLRAGEKVRSKFPNTPGVYLFQDQSGRVLYVGKAKNLRARAGSYFLKAAAEDQRTRKLVQAVYDVDFMDAESEVDALLMEARLIKDILPPFNKELRDDKTFPYLQITTHEDFPRIEVTREPRSSGVKLYGPFTSAGSLNGAIQVLQRVFQFRTCSLDIDAEDERWRWFRPCLLASIKQCTAPCSLRISKEEYRKDIGRLKKFLEGKRKPLLKEMKKEMQEAASARRFEQAARLRDEIAMLESLNERGDLDKNVQPEVFYIDPQKGLKGLQKVLKLKVAPRTIEGMDIAHLGGDETVASLVQFIDGMPFKPGYRRYRIREVEGIDDYASMQEIVTRRFAKLRDDTEMFPDLLLIDGGKGQLNSVLKAFDSLGIEPPRVISLAKKEELIFVAGRGEPLRLTRHSFALRLLQYIRDEAHRFAQHYHHLLRKKKTLGEG, encoded by the coding sequence ATGGACGACCAATCGGACGCAACTCACGACCTACCAGAACCGAAAACGCAAGCAGAATTCTTTCTGCGTGCCGGCGAGAAGGTGCGCTCGAAGTTCCCGAATACCCCGGGAGTCTATCTCTTTCAGGATCAATCAGGCCGAGTGCTGTACGTTGGCAAGGCCAAGAATTTGCGTGCCCGTGCAGGGAGTTATTTTCTCAAAGCCGCCGCCGAGGATCAGCGGACTCGTAAACTGGTCCAAGCGGTCTATGACGTTGATTTCATGGATGCAGAAAGCGAAGTCGATGCCCTCTTGATGGAGGCGCGACTCATTAAGGACATTCTACCCCCCTTCAACAAGGAGTTGCGCGACGACAAGACATTCCCCTACTTGCAGATTACGACCCATGAAGATTTTCCCCGCATCGAAGTCACCCGTGAGCCCCGTTCCTCGGGAGTGAAACTCTATGGCCCCTTCACCAGTGCCGGGAGTCTCAATGGTGCGATCCAGGTGCTGCAACGCGTCTTCCAATTCCGCACCTGTTCGCTCGACATCGACGCCGAGGATGAGCGGTGGCGGTGGTTTCGGCCTTGCCTGCTCGCTTCAATCAAGCAATGCACGGCCCCTTGCAGCTTACGCATCTCGAAAGAAGAGTACCGCAAGGACATCGGTCGCTTGAAAAAGTTTCTGGAGGGAAAACGCAAGCCACTGCTCAAAGAAATGAAGAAGGAAATGCAGGAGGCCGCCTCAGCACGCCGCTTCGAACAGGCCGCCCGTTTGCGTGATGAGATTGCGATGCTCGAATCGCTCAACGAGCGAGGCGATCTCGATAAGAATGTTCAGCCGGAGGTGTTTTATATCGATCCCCAAAAAGGCCTGAAAGGACTACAAAAGGTTCTCAAGCTCAAAGTCGCGCCGCGTACCATCGAAGGGATGGACATCGCCCACTTGGGAGGCGACGAAACGGTGGCCAGCCTTGTACAGTTCATTGATGGCATGCCCTTCAAACCGGGCTATCGGCGTTATCGCATCCGTGAAGTCGAGGGGATCGACGACTACGCCAGCATGCAGGAAATCGTCACCCGCCGATTCGCTAAGCTCCGCGACGATACCGAAATGTTTCCCGATCTGTTGTTGATCGACGGCGGCAAAGGGCAACTCAACAGTGTGCTCAAAGCCTTTGATTCGCTGGGGATCGAACCACCACGTGTGATCTCCCTAGCAAAAAAAGAGGAGCTGATTTTCGTCGCCGGTCGCGGCGAGCCACTACGGCTTACACGCCATTCTTTCGCCCTGCGGCTCCTGCAATACATCCGCGACGAGGCCCACCGGTTTGCGCAACATTATCATCACCTGCTGCGCAAGAAGAAGACGTTGGGGGAAGGGTAG
- a CDS encoding phospho-sugar mutase, translating into MTAAIMEQVEQAVAADNLSDTAAENIRAWLTEPRYADYAPLVNEHIEAGKWQELDDAFWTIIPFGTGGRRGRMYPIGSNAINDRTIGESAQGLANYVKSQLGADAPLACAIAYDTRHRSEHFSRLCSEIMVAAGFKVYYLKGYRSTPELSFTVRYKNCSCGIMVTASHNPPSDNAVKAYWSTGGQLLPPHDQGVIDEVMSVQTIERADFDTARAAGQIVECQEEVDRKFIDAVVQLSTPGPRDLKVVYSPLHGVGASAVCPVLEKAGFQDVELFALQAKPDGDFPNVPGHVSNPENPKVFDSIVEQARSVDADLALATDPDCDRIGCSAPLTTDPKSDWDTLSGNQLGALLAEHVLQTRQAAGNLSPEKFIVTTLVTTQLIRRIADSYGVRTFGDLLVGFKWIAGVIDEQGANDFLYGTEESHGYMAGQHVRDKDGAAGALLLCELAAQLKADGKTLHEKLDDLFWQHGLHSERTVSVQMPGSEGMDRMKEVMQQFRSAPPQSIAGFNLKQMRDYLNKETVLPDGSKKKLEGPKGDLVILDLEADGNYVAIRPSGTEPKIKLYMFTYEPPEQLSNLDRAKEMLNKRLDKMEADMRTFAGV; encoded by the coding sequence ATGACCGCTGCCATCATGGAACAGGTCGAACAAGCCGTTGCTGCCGACAATCTAAGTGACACAGCCGCCGAAAATATCCGTGCGTGGCTCACCGAGCCTCGCTACGCAGATTATGCCCCGCTGGTGAACGAGCATATCGAGGCAGGGAAGTGGCAGGAACTCGACGACGCCTTTTGGACCATTATCCCGTTTGGCACGGGAGGTCGGCGGGGACGGATGTACCCGATCGGTAGCAATGCCATCAACGACCGCACGATTGGCGAGAGTGCGCAGGGATTGGCCAATTACGTGAAATCGCAACTTGGAGCGGATGCTCCATTGGCCTGTGCCATTGCCTACGACACACGCCATCGCTCGGAACACTTCTCGCGGCTCTGCTCCGAGATCATGGTGGCTGCGGGTTTCAAAGTTTACTACCTCAAAGGCTATCGCAGCACGCCGGAACTCTCGTTCACGGTGCGCTACAAGAATTGCTCCTGCGGGATTATGGTCACCGCCAGCCACAATCCGCCGAGCGACAACGCAGTGAAAGCGTATTGGTCCACCGGAGGCCAACTGCTCCCTCCCCATGATCAAGGTGTGATCGACGAAGTGATGTCTGTCCAGACAATCGAACGTGCCGACTTCGACACGGCCCGGGCTGCAGGACAGATTGTGGAATGTCAGGAAGAAGTGGATCGGAAATTCATCGATGCCGTGGTTCAGCTTTCTACTCCTGGACCTCGCGACTTGAAGGTCGTCTATTCACCGCTGCACGGCGTGGGCGCTAGTGCCGTCTGTCCTGTGTTAGAAAAAGCTGGGTTCCAAGACGTGGAACTGTTCGCTTTGCAAGCCAAACCGGATGGAGATTTTCCTAATGTACCCGGGCATGTTTCCAACCCAGAAAATCCCAAAGTATTCGATTCGATTGTAGAACAAGCTCGTTCTGTTGACGCAGATCTGGCCTTGGCAACTGATCCAGATTGTGACCGGATCGGTTGCTCTGCACCTCTCACGACGGATCCGAAGTCCGACTGGGATACGCTCTCAGGAAACCAGCTTGGTGCCCTTCTGGCCGAGCATGTTCTGCAAACTCGACAAGCAGCCGGTAATTTATCGCCAGAGAAGTTTATCGTCACCACGCTTGTGACTACCCAACTCATCCGCCGGATCGCTGACAGTTATGGTGTGCGAACTTTTGGCGATTTACTGGTCGGGTTCAAATGGATCGCCGGAGTCATTGATGAACAGGGGGCAAATGATTTCCTCTACGGCACCGAAGAATCGCACGGCTACATGGCTGGCCAGCACGTCCGCGACAAAGATGGGGCCGCCGGTGCCTTGTTGCTTTGCGAATTGGCGGCTCAGCTTAAGGCTGACGGGAAAACATTGCACGAAAAACTAGATGACTTGTTTTGGCAACATGGCTTGCACTCCGAACGCACGGTCTCCGTTCAAATGCCTGGCAGTGAGGGAATGGACCGCATGAAGGAAGTCATGCAGCAGTTCCGTTCGGCGCCACCGCAGTCGATTGCTGGGTTCAATCTTAAACAGATGCGCGACTACCTTAACAAGGAAACGGTGTTGCCCGATGGCTCCAAAAAGAAACTCGAAGGACCGAAGGGAGACCTCGTAATCCTCGACCTTGAGGCTGACGGGAATTACGTTGCAATCCGCCCCAGCGGCACCGAACCTAAAATCAAGCTCTACATGTTCACCTACGAACCACCAGAGCAACTCTCTAATCTCGATCGCGCCAAAGAAATGCTCAACAAGCGTCTGGATAAGATGGAGGCAGACATGCGGACCTTTGCTGGAGTGTAG
- a CDS encoding RNA polymerase sigma factor yields MSTLYLDDIETEEISNEDLVRAAQLGDSNAFGDLASRFERMVYVVCWQRLRNHDEALEVSQDVFIKAYEKLYQLEEPAAFAGWLRQIAVRQAINRATRRPPSIAVEPQSLDNADNRHVAPLDSLLASERETQLHQGLRRLASLDRSTLEAFYLDGRSINEMSDDFDAPVGTIKRRLHVARKRLARELECLQAV; encoded by the coding sequence ATGAGTACTTTGTATTTGGATGATATCGAGACTGAAGAGATCAGCAATGAAGACCTCGTTCGCGCAGCCCAACTGGGCGATTCCAATGCGTTCGGGGATTTGGCAAGTCGATTCGAGCGCATGGTTTATGTGGTCTGCTGGCAGCGGCTACGCAATCACGATGAGGCACTTGAAGTAAGCCAGGATGTATTTATCAAGGCTTACGAAAAGCTTTACCAGCTCGAAGAGCCTGCCGCATTTGCGGGATGGTTGCGACAGATTGCTGTCAGACAAGCAATCAATCGGGCTACCCGTCGGCCTCCGTCGATTGCTGTTGAACCCCAGAGCCTGGACAATGCCGACAATCGGCACGTTGCACCGCTTGACTCGCTGTTGGCGTCGGAGCGGGAAACTCAATTGCACCAAGGCTTGCGGCGATTGGCATCGCTGGACCGTAGCACGCTGGAAGCGTTTTACCTAGACGGTCGCTCGATCAACGAGATGAGCGATGATTTCGATGCCCCCGTGGGCACGATCAAACGACGATTGCACGTAGCACGAAAGCGTCTCGCTAGAGAACTCGAGTGCTTGCAGGCAGTATAA
- a CDS encoding DUF423 domain-containing protein has protein sequence MSNRVALSLGAFLAAIAVALGAYAAHGLEEKILNLGYEADLARRMQWFETGVRYNLFHAIGILCAVLITELSDASQWFRAAPTLFLIGIALFSGSLYVMALGPESLRWLGAIVPLGGVAMITGWICVSCGAMASKK, from the coding sequence ATGTCCAATCGTGTTGCCTTATCCTTGGGAGCTTTCCTCGCCGCGATTGCGGTCGCACTGGGTGCTTATGCAGCGCACGGTCTGGAGGAGAAGATTCTCAACCTAGGCTACGAAGCCGATCTTGCTCGGCGCATGCAGTGGTTCGAGACGGGCGTGCGCTACAACCTGTTTCATGCGATAGGCATCTTGTGTGCCGTGCTAATTACTGAACTCAGTGATGCCTCTCAGTGGTTTCGCGCCGCTCCAACACTTTTTCTGATAGGGATCGCACTATTCAGCGGCTCCCTCTATGTTATGGCGCTGGGACCTGAAAGCTTGCGCTGGTTGGGAGCAATCGTGCCCCTGGGGGGCGTTGCCATGATCACCGGCTGGATCTGCGTGTCCTGCGGAGCGATGGCCTCTAAGAAATAA